A single Drechmeria coniospora strain ARSEF 6962 chromosome 03, whole genome shotgun sequence DNA region contains:
- a CDS encoding ribosome biogenesis protein NSA2 — MPQNEYMERWRKLHGRRLDHEERLRKRTAREGHKASQDAQNLRGLRAKLYHKKRHNEKIQMKKAIKAHEERNVKTADEKEPSTPMPSYLLDRTNPTTAKALSSAIKNKRAEKAARFSVPLPKVRGISEEEMFKVVKTGKKIQKKAWKRMVTKPTFVGQDFTRRNPKYERFIRPMGLRYKKANVTHPELNVTMTLPIIGVKKNPQNPMYTQLGVLTKGTIIEVNVSELGLVTAGGKVVWGRFAQITNNCENDGCVNSVLLV, encoded by the coding sequence GAGAGGTGGCGCAAGCtgcacggccgccgcctcgatcATGAAGAGCGACTGCGCAAGCGGACGGCTCGCGAGGGCCACAAGGCGTCCCAGGATGCGCAGAACCTGCGCGGCCTGCGGGCCAAGCTCTACCACAAGAAGCGACACAACGAGAAGATACAGATGAAAAAGGCCATCAAGGCGCACGAGGAGCGCAACgtcaagacggccgacgagaaggagccgtcgacgcccatgCCATCGTACCTGCTCGACCGGACGAACcccacgacggccaaggcgctgAGCAGTGCCATCAAGAACAAGCGAGCCGAGAAGGCGGCGCGATTCAGCGTGCCGCTGCCCAAGGTCCGCGGCATcagcgaggaggagatgtTCAAGGTCGTCAAGACGGGCAAGAAGATCCAGAAGAAGGCGTGGAAGCGGATggtgacgaagccgacgttTGTCGGCCAGGACTTCACCCGCCGCAACCCCAAGTACGAGCGCTTCATCCGGCCCATGGGCCTGCGCTACAAAAAGGCCAACGTCACCCACCCGGAGCTCAACGTGACCATGACGCTGCCCATCATCGGCGTCAAGAAGAACCCGCAGAACCCCATGTACACCCAGCTCGGGGTCCTGACCAAGGGCACCATCATCGAGGTCAACGTcagcgagctcggcctcgtgaCGGCGGGTGGAAAGGTCGTCTGGGGCCGTTTTGCCCAGATCACCAACAACTGCGAGAACGACGGCTGCGTCAACAGCGTGCTGCTCGTCTGA